The Armatimonadota bacterium sequence GGCCGCCTCCAGCACCTTCCCGTGGCGTGGTGGCCGGAGCGCACCCCGCGGCCCCGGTGGATTCTCCCCACGAGCCTTACCTTCGATCACCGGGTGGTGGACGGCGCGGACGCCGCCCGGTTCCTACAGCGCTTGCAGGAACTGGTGGATCGGGAGGTGGGGACGCTTGAAGCGTGATTCCGTACTGGCGGCCGTGACCCGTGCTCCCGGGCAGGTGGTGCTCCAGGAATTTCCGCGCCCTGAGCTCGGACCGGAGGACCTCTTGCTGCGGGTGGAACTGTGCGGGATCTGCGGCTCGGATCTGCACATCTTCGAGGGAGATCGGCCCCGGCCCTATCCCATGATCCAGGGGCACGAGTTCGTGGGCACCGTGGCCGCGGCGGGGGAGCGGGCCCGAGCCCGAAACCAGGTGGACGTGGGAGACCGGGTGACCGTGGAAGTGCTCGTCCCCTGCCAGAGCTGTCCCTGGTGTCGGGCAGGAACCTACAACCTGTGCCTTGCGAACCGCACGGAAGGCTGGATGTACGGGTGCAACATCAGCTGCGAGCGCCCCCCGCACCTGTGGGGGGCGTGGGCGCAGTACCTCTACGTGCCCGCCCGGGCCCTGGTCCACCGTCTTCCGGACGGGATCCCGTGGGAGCGGGCGGTGCTGGCCGAACCGCTGTCCGTGTCCGTACGGGCCGTGCATCTGAGCCCCGTGCGGGTGGGCGAGCCCGCGGTGGTGATTGGAAGCGGTCCCATCGGCCTACTGACCGCGCTGGTGGCGAATCTCGCGGGCGCACGGCCCGTGATCCTGATAGGACGCCGGGAGGAGCGGCTGCGGCTCGCGCAGAAGCTCGGGGCCACCGTGGTGATCCACGAGCAGGAGGAGGATCCCGTGGGGGCGGTGCACCGCCTCACGGAAGGGGGAGCCCCCGTGGTCTTCGAGGCCGCGGGCACCACACAGAGCCAGCAGGCGGCCTTCGCGTGCGCTCGGCCCGGCGGCACCGTGACCCTGCTGGGCCTCACGGGTGCGCAGCCCGTTTCGCTGGCCCTAGACCGGGTGATCGTCACCCGGGAGGTGCGGGTTCAGGGATCCGCCATGGGTGCCCAGGCGTACCCCGCCACTCTGGAGATCCTCGCGGGAACCGGATTCCCGCTTGAGGCCCTGGTGACCCACCGGTTCCCCCTCTCCCAGGTGGAGCAGGCCCTGCACACCGTCCGCGGCCGCGGAGGAGGATGCGTCAAGGCGGTGATCGCCCCCTGGGATCCTGCTTGAACCGCTAGGTGAGGCCCACCACCCGCCCTTGGTCGTCCAGGGAGATCCGTTCCGCAGTCGGCCGTCGCGGGAGCCCCGGCATGGTCATGATGTCCCCTGCGAGGGCTACGAGGAACCCTGCTCCCGCGGAAAGCCGCACATCCCGGACGGTGATGACAAACCCCGTGGGTCTTCCCACCTTTTCGGGATCGTCCGAGAGGGAGTACTGGGTCTTGGCCACGCACACCGGGAGGTTGCCGTAGCCCAGGGCCTCGTACCGGGACATCTTGTTCCGGGCACGGGCCGTGCACTCGACTCCGTCCGCCCCGTACACGGTGCGGGCGATGGCCTCCAGCTTCCGCTGGAAGGGCCATTCGAGCTCATACAGGAAGCGTGGCGCGGACGGCACGGCGTTGTGCTGCAGCACGCCCCGCACCGCCTCCGCCAGCTCCAGTCCCCCTTCCCCTCCCAGATCCCAGCCCCGGAACTGGGCCACGGGGACCTGGAGTTCCTGGCACCGCCGCACCACGAGGGCGAGCTCCTCCTGGGTGTCCGAAGCGAAGACGTTGAGGGAGACCACGGGCGGGATTCCAAAGGATCGGAGGTTCTCCACGTGCTTGTCCAGATTCACCAGTCCCCGCTCCACCGCCGCGGGGTTCGGCTCCTCGTAGTTCCGGCCCGCGCCTCCATGGATCCGGAGGGCCCGCACGGAGGCTACGAGGACCCCCACTGCGGGCCGGAGGTTCCCCGTGCGGCACTTGATGTGCACGAACTTCTCCGCGCCGAGATCTGAGCCAAACCCCGCCTCCGTCACCACCACCTCCGCGCACTTCAGGGCCAGGCGCGTGGCGAGGATGCTGTTGCAGCCGTGCGCGATGTTCGCGAAGGGCCCCCCGTGTACGAAGGTGGGCGTTCCCTCCAGGGTCTGTACCAGATTCGGGTGGATGGCGTCCTTGAGGAGGGCGGCCACGGAGCCCGCCACTCCCAAATCCCCTACGGTCACCACCCTCTCGTCCTCCCGCTCCCCGACCACGACGCGCGCCACCCGCTCCCGCAGGTCCGCCCGGCTCTGGGCTAGGCACAGGATGGCCATGATCTCGCTGGCGCTCGTGATGTCAAAGCCCGTCTCCCGCGCAACCCCGTGCGTGCCTCCCCCCAGTCCCACCACGACCTGGCGCAGGGCCCGGTCGTTCATGTCCACCACCCGCCGCCAGTGGACCCGGTGCGGCGCGAGCCCCGGGATGGTCTGGAAGTAGAGGGCGTTGTCTACCACCGCGGCGATGAGGTTGTGGGCCGCGGCTACCGCGTGGAAATCGCCCGTGAAGTGCAGGTTGATGTCGTCGGCGGGGACGAGCTGCGCGCGTCCTCCTCCCGCGGCCCCTCCCTTCACCCCGAAGCACGGCCCCAGGGAGGGCTCCCGGAGGGTGACCGCCGATCGGATCCCCAAACGCCGCAGGGCGTCTCCGAGGCCGATGGCGGTGGTGGTCTTCCCCTCTCCCGCGGGGGTCGGGTTGATGCCCGTCACGAGGACCAGGGATCCCTCCGGGCGGTCCCGGAGCCGCTCCAGGGCCTCCACCCGGATCTTCGCCTTGTCCCGACCGTACGGCAGGAGCTCCTCCTCCAGGATACCCAGCTCTTCTGAGAGTTCTTGGAGCGTGCACGGAAGCGGCTGCGCCATGCTTCTACCCTCCCATTTGGATTCCGCCGAGAGGAATTCGGCGCCATTATGGTGAGGGAGCCTGGCCCTGTCAAGGCAACCGCGTTCGTGCTATGCTTACCCTGAGGAGGGATGGGGATGCGCTGTCCCCGGTGCGACCACCCCGTGCAGTTCTGCGAGTGCCTCCCGCCTTCTGAGCGCGCCTTGCTCGAACCCAAGACCCTGTTCGTGGATCTCGGTTGGGGAAGACCTTACCGGATCCGGACACCCACCCCCCTCCTTGTGGCGCTCCTCCTGTCCGCGCTTCTCATCCTGCCGCTTTTGCTCTTCGCGCTCCCCCTCGCGGCCGTCGCCGCCCTCACCGCGGCGACGGGGGACGTATCGCTCTTGCACCAAGTCCTCGGGTTCGGGGGAGGGGCCGTACTGGCCCTCGCGGGTGCGTGGTTGCTGCCCGCGGCCCTGGCGAGGATTCTGGAGCGTGCGGCGACCATCCATCCAGGAGGACATTCCGCGCAGCCCCGCGGACCGAGGCCGCGATCCCTGCCCCGCTAGAGCCTACCTTTCGCCGCGGGTCTTGCGCTTCGCCCGCTCCACGTAGCTGGCGGTCTCCACCTCCACCCGGATCCACTCCCCGGGCGCGATGAAGGGCGGAACCAGGATCACGAGGCCGTTGTCCAGCTTGGCCTCCTTCCACACGTTCTCCGTGCCGATGGCTCGGCTGGGCGGTGCGGTTTCCACCACCTGGACTTCCACCACGTCCGGGAACACCACGCCCACGGGTTCCCCCTCGGAGAACTCTACGGGGACGGTCATCCCCTCCCGCAGATAGGCGGCGGTAGGCCCCAGGCGGGCGTTGTGGATGCTGATCTGATCGAAGGTCTCCGTGTCCATGAAGTGCGTGGCCTCCCCATCCTGGTAGAGCACCTGCATGATGCGGCGGGCGGTCTGCACATCCTCCACGAGCTCGTCCGCCCGGAACCGGACCTCCCGGATGGCTCCCGTGCGGGTGTTGCGCAGCTTGGCGTGGGTCACCCCCCCCATCTGCCCGCCGCCCGCGTGGTAGGAGGCGGTGATCACCTTGAACAGCTCTCCCTCCAGCCGGATCACCATACCGGATCGCAGCTCGGACGCCGCCACCATGCTCCATCCCACCCCGTGGCCCGAACTCCCCATCTCCAGTATACGGCGCGATCCGGCCCGGGTCAGGGTCGGGCGTGGGTAATGCGCACCCGGCCCGTCTGGGCGCTGAGAACCACGTACCGGACCACGGCACCCGCCCGTACCTCGATGGTCTGGTTGGAGCCCGGGGTGGGGGAACCGGACCGGGAGAACTCGACGAGGGGTCTGCTGAGCGGGCTGACCCGCACCCCTTCCGGGAACCGGTCCGTGACCATCACCACCTCCGTCTCTACCCCATCCCACCGGACCCCTCGCAGCTCCACCCGCTCCGAGAAGCGCACCCGCACGGCCCGCCATTCCCCGCCCCGAGCCACCGCGAGCTGCTGCGCGTACCGAAGGGCCTGCGCCACCTCCCACGCCACCCCCTCCGCGAGCCGATCCTGGCGCAGCCGCGCAAAGCCGGAAAGCGCCAGGGCCACCAGAACGACCAGAACCGCCAGCACCACACCGAGCTCCAGGAGCGTGGTCCCTCCCTCGTCCCGCACCCTCGGCATCATAGGTCCTCCCGCCAGCCCACAACCCGTATCCCCTCCGCCTCCCGCCGGAGGAGCGCAACCACGGATCGGACCGCCCTCCGAACCCTTCCCACGGCCCGCACCTCCACGCACGCCCCGCAGCTTCCGGATCGCCATTGTACCGCCATCCAGCCCAGGGGCTCGTCCGCGGGAGCGGGCAGGTCCTCGGCCGGCGCTCCACACCTTCCCTCCGCTTCCGGATCCAGGCACAGGGGCGCCCACCCGCCGGCGGGATCCTGAAGGGCAGTGGCCCCTCGGGTGTCCGTCCAGTCCGCATCTCGCCCCAGCTCGAAGACCGCCCGCTCCAGCCCTGCCTCCGCGAGCCACAGGGCCTGCTGGGCGTGCAGGGCCAGGAGGGCGCTGCGGTACTCGTTCTGAACCACGGCCACGAGGGCCGCGGAGATGGTCCAGAGGACCATCAGGGTCATTAACGTGAGGGCCATGGCGATCCCGGACTCCCCGCGCACCCAAGCCCCCACCCGCATCACCGGCCCCCCCGAACTGCGGCCTCGCCCTGCACCACGAGGCTCCGTTCTGGCCCGGGCCGGCCCGAGCGGCCCCGATCGAGGGTCACCTCCACCCGGATCCGGACGATCCGCCCCAGATCCGGAGAGCCCAGCGGAAGGGGTCCGAGACGCCGGTTCTCCGCGTCGAAGTAGACGAACGCCAGTCCAAGGATGCGCACGCCACGCGTCCCCTCCTGTGCGTTGAGCGGCCCTCCCCGGTTGCAGGTGCTGGAGACGTCCGCGCCGATCTGCTCCCGCAGGATCCCGCCTCCCCGATCCAGGCAGAACCTGTGGAGCTCCGATCCGGGCAGGGAAGTGAGGTCCGCCTGGAAGGAGACCGCGTCCTGGGCCGCTTCCCGGAACTCCTCCGCCATGCGCAGCCGACGCGCCATCCAGTCCAGGGCAAATCGGGCCGTCTGCTGCTCCTCCGCGAGGGCCGTACCCGCCTGCCAGGCGCGAAGCAGGGCCTGCAGGACCCCCGCGCAGCAGACCGTGACCACGCCCAGCAGAGCCGAGGCCACCAGCAATTCCACCAGGGTAAGGCCGGCCTCTCGCACGCGCATCGCTCACCTCCGTGCGCGCAGGAGTACCGCCCGAGCAAAAGCCCGGCCCTCCACCGCGTCTTCCCGCGTACGATACAGGCGCACGGCGATGCGCCTGGGCCCGCATCCATGTGGAGCCGGGCCGAGTACGGGCTCGTCCTCGATCGCAACCTCCGCCGCCGCAAACTCTCTTGGAAGGAGCGGCTCCTCGGGGAGATACGAATCCGGTATCCGCCTGCGCTCGGGGAGTGGGGGAGGACCTGACACCCCGCAGGCTGCGGATCGAAAACGGGCGTAGCTCCACGACCGCAGGTATTCCACCTCCGCCTCCAGGTACCGCACCGCGAGGGTCCGAAGCCGGGCGGGTCCCGGGACCCTCGCCTCCGGGCCGAAGGCGAGAGCGGGAGCTCCTAGCTGGACGAGGGGGAGCAGGGCGAGGAACGCCACGGCCAACAGATGCAGGGAGACGAGGACCTCGAGCAGCGTGAGCCCTGACTGCCGCACCACCATCACCCCCTTCGTGCCCTCCGCGGGGACAAACGCACCGATCTCAGGATTTTGCGGTTCCCCGGAACTCCGTCAGGGATCGCGGATCCTGGTCAGGATCTGGAGGTACTGCCGGATGGTGCGGAGGGGAGGAAGCTTGCTTTTGCCCCGCTTGAGGTCGTAGCGGAGCTCGATGGGGATCTCCCGGACCGCGGGCCGGAAGGGCCGCAGCTTCAGGAGCAGCTCCGCGGTGGCCACAAAACCGGAAGATAGGATCCACCGCTCCCCGTACCGTTCCTGCGCCCGCCGGAGCAACGCCGCCCGGTAGGACCGGTAGCCGCAGGTGTAGTCCCGTACTCCCCTCATGGGGAATCGCAGGGAGAGGAGGAGGCGGGCCGCCCGGCTCAGCAGGCGGCGGGGAAGAGGAACCCCGAGGACGCGGCTTCCCCGGCAGTACCGGCTCGCGATGGCCACGTCTGCGCCTTCGCGAAGGGCCTCCACCAGCTGTGGGATCTGATGGGGCCGGTGGGAGCCGTCCGCGTCCATGGTGACCACCAGGTCCTCATCCCCGCACCGGTCGAGGAGGACGGATAGCCCCGTGCGCAGGGCAGCACCCAGGCCCCGGTTGGCGTCGTGCGCCACCACGAGAGGCGCACAAGGTCCCCGCCAGCTGGCCGCCACCGCTCCGGTCCCGTCCTCGCTTCCGTCGTCCACCAGGAGCACATGGAGGGGAAGCGTGCGGGCCACCGCGTCCAGGCTGGCCAGCAGTTCTGGGAGGTTTCCGGCCTCGTTGTAGGCGGGCAGGAGCACCCAGATCCTGCCCGCACTCCCTTCCGCCATGGGGCCACTACCGGCCCCATTGTCCCACTTCGGGACCCTACCAGTCCCCCTCCTTGGCGTAGGGATAGCTCCAGAGGGCGGCCTGTAACACCACCGCCTTCACCCACGCGGCGTGCATCCGCTCCACCTCCTCGGGGGCGTGCCCTTTGCGGCCCAGGAACGGCTTGATGGTCAGGGCGATGGGGGCCACCAGGGCGATCACGTACCGGAGGGGGATATGGTCCGGGGAGACCACGCCGTCCGTGCGGTTCTTCTTGGTGCGGTGGTGCCGGAGGGCGATCTCATGCTGGTAATTGAGCCACTCCCGGTCCCGCGGACGGCGGCAGGTGTCCAGGATCCATTGCCCGAAGCGCTTGCGCACGGCCGCCAGATAGGAGGAGATGGGCTGGCCTTGGGGATCCGAAAAGTAGTGGACCAACTGCGGGGTGGATCCCACAAACCCGTACCACAGGTCCAGGATCTCCTCCACCTGATCCTCCAGCACATCCCCTGCCATGCGGAGGTAGCGGGCATCCTCCTCGGTCCAGGCCACCGCCCCTTCAAGCAGGCGCAGCTCCTCCAAGGAGACGGGGCTCTGAGCCACCTCCGCGGTCCCGTACGTGTACCCTGGGATGGACACGTTCGCACCTCCCCGGGAAATTTATGACTCCTAACTAAATGCACCATACCGACATCCCGGGAAGACCGTCAAGGGGGGTTCTGCCCGGAGGGCTTGGTGGGCGCTGGAGGGTTCGAACCTCCGACCTCCGCTGCGTCAGAGCGGCGCTCTCCCGCTGAGCTAAGCGCCCGCACCCAGGAGTATACCAAGGGGGGACCGTGGCGACTACTGGGCCTTTCGGATACGGGCCGGGCCCGGCTCTGTACCGGTCCGGACCTCGGAGGGCGGCCCGGACTGCACCAGGCCCCTCTCCACGGCCCAGGCGGCCGCTTGGGCCCGGTTGCGCACGCCCAGCTTCTGGTAGATGGACCGCAGGTGGGTCTTCACCGTGGACTCCGCCAGGAACAACCTGGCGGCGATTTCCTTGTCCGACAGCCCGCTCGCCACCCCCAGCAGCACGTCCACCTCCCGGTCCGTGAGACCGTGCATCCGCCGGGCGCTCCAGGGACCCTCCTCCGCCCGGCGGTAGAGGTCCTCCACCAGCTGACGCAGGATCCCGGGATTCACCATGGTCTTGCCACTGTACACGGCCCGGATGGCGTTTACCAGGTTCTGGGGAGAGATGTCCTTCAACACGTATCCCACGGCTCCCGCCCGCACCGCACGCCGGAACAGCTCCTGGTCCGCGTACACGGTCAGGATCAGGATCTGGGTATGGGGGCAACTCTGCTTGATGGCCCGGGTAGCCTCGATGCCGTCCTCGCCCTCCATCACTATGTCCATGAGCACCACGTCCGGCCGGTGGCGCAGGGCAAGCTGCACCGCCTCCTGCCCGCTGCTGGCCTCCGCCACCACCTCGATGTCCGGTTCCCGGCTCAGGAGGGCCCGCAGCCCCTGCCGGGTCAGGACCTGGTCGTCAGCGAGCAGGACTCGAATGGGCATGCCGCCTCCCCATCTCCATGACCTCAGGGTTCCGCGCGCCTCGCGGCTTCCTCCTCCGCTCGCCTAGGGGCACCACCACGCGGATTCCCGTCCCCCAGAGGCCGCTGCGGATCCGCAGCCGGCCCCTCAGGCGCGCCACCTGCTCCTCCATGAGCAGGAGACCGAAGGAACGCCGGGTGTGCCGCAGCGCCGCTCCGATTCCCATCCCCTTCCCGTCATCAAGGACTTCCAAGGTTACAGTTCCCCGCACCTGCCGCATCCGGACCTCGATCCGGCTCGCCCGCGCATGTCGGGCCGCGTTGGCGATGGCCTCGCACGCCACCGCGGCTAAGCCTTCCTCCACCTGCCGCGGCAGATCCCCGGGGCGTTCCAGATCCAGCACCAGGCACGCTCCGGTAAATGCCCGCAGCCGGGTCCACGTATCCCGTATGGCCTGCTCCATCCCACAGAACGCTCCTTCCCCGCACTTTAGGGCACGGATTGCCTCCCGGAGCGCGTCCAGGGCCAGCTGCACGAGTTCCACCGCCTCGTTTAGCAACTTCCGTGCCGCGGTGGGATCGCGGTCGGTCTCCCGCCGGTACAGCTGCAGGGCGAGCAGCGCGTGGACAAGGGCCTGAGCCGGGCCCTGGTGGAGGCGGACCGCTTGGCGGTGGCGTTCCCCCTCCGCCACCTCCTCCGACCGGGCGGACACCTCTAGCACCTCCTCCGCCTCCTGCCACAGGGCCCGGAGCCTCTTCCGTTCCCGTTGGGACAGCGGGCGGTCCCTCTCCACCCACAGGTCCTGCCGTCCTCCCCCAGCTGAATTCACCCGCACCCGGTGGGATCCCACCGGGCTCCGAGCATGCCCCCTCCGCTCCACCTGCACTCGATCCGCAGAAACCGCCTCCGCGAGCACGCCCGCGATCCGCTGCCGGACAGCGAAGCCGTCCGGCAGGGCCCCAAGGCATCGCCAGACCTCCAGCCGGTACTGCAGCAGCTCCTGATCCGTCACCTCAACCTCCTCCGGATCCCCCCAATCCCAAAGACCACGGACCGTTATTAACAAGGACTTAAGGGAGATGCCTCCGCGGATGGGGTACGGGGAAGGTGTCTAGACCGCAGCTTGGGAACTCCGTCTGTACAGGAGCTACGCTGAGGAGCGGGGTTGTTCCTGCCCCGATTTTTCCGGATTGCCCAAAAACTCATTCAAATGAATGATCCCCCTCCCTCGAAAGAGACCGGGAACCGTCCGATCGGACGGAGGAGCCCGAAAGGTATTCCCGGAACGCCTCCTTCAAACGACTACGATCGGGTGGGCAGGCCGTGGAGAAGCTGCGGGTTCTGGTGGTGGACGATACAACTCTGGTCCGGCAGGGGCTGCGGAGCCTGCTGGAGCAGCGGGAGCGGATTGATCTTGTGGGAGAGGCGGCAAGCGCGCAGGAGGCTTACGAGCTGCTGGAGGCCCTGCGGCCGGACGTGGTCCTCCTGGACCAGGAGATGCCGGGTCTGGATCTGGCTGAGGCCATCCGCCTGTTTAAGAGCCGGCTCCCGGAGGTAGAGGTGATCGTGCTTGCGGAGTGGGCGGACGAGGAGCGGGCCTTCCGGGCCCTCGAAGCGGGGGCCACCGGGTACGTGCTGAAGGACATCCACATCGAGAACCTGGTTCGGGCCATCGAAGGGGTCACGAGCGGCCGAACCCTCATCCATCCCCGTATCACCCGACAGCTGGTGGAGCGGTTCCGGCTCCTCATGCGGGAGCGCCAGGACCAGAACGGATCCACCCTCGGCGGGCTCACCAGCCGGGAGCTGGAGATCCTGCTCCATATGGTGAAAGGGGCCACGGACCGGGAGATCGCAAACCGCATGTACCTGAGCGCCACCACGGTGAAAAGCCACATCCGGTCCATCTTCCGGAAGATCGGGGCCCGAAACCGCACGCAGGCAGTGGCCTACGCCCTGCGCAACGGCTGGCACCTCCGACCCGAGTATGGGCCGGGTCCTTCGCAGGGCAATGGGGAATCCCATGGAGGCTAGCCGGGTCCTCTTCTTCCCGGCCCCGGAGCTCCCCGACCGCCGCTGCTGTCCTGTGGGCTGGCGGCTCGTGTGGCAGGCCTCCATCTGGACCGTCCAGGGGATCTACCTAGCCAGGACGCCCACGGGACACCGGGAGACCTGGCTCATCCTCACGGAAGAACGCGAGCCGGACTGAGCTCCGCGCGGAGGGGGAAGAACGATGGAGTTCTGGACCTACTACCGGATCCTGCGCCGACGGCGGTGGCTGCTCGTGGGCCTTACCCTCAGCGTAGCCCTGGTCGCGGTGCTCCTGGAACGGCCGAGAGCCGGGGAGTTCGAGGCCACCGCCACCCTCACCACGGCCCCTCCCGAGGATCAGCGGGTCTCGGACTTCGTGGCGGGCACCCGCCGGGACCGCAGCGCGGAGCAGCAGCGGGCCCTGGCGGTCGACCTCCTGCGCAGCCTCACGGTGGCGGAGCGGGTCATCCGGAGCCTCGGCCTCTCCCTGACCCCCGTGCAGCTCGTGGGCCGGATCCGGGTGCAGCGGGATCCCGGAAGCGACCTCATCCGGGTCACCGCCACCGGGAGCACGGAGCAGGAGGCGGTGCGGCTGGCAAACGCGGTGGCGGAGGT is a genomic window containing:
- a CDS encoding alcohol dehydrogenase catalytic domain-containing protein, yielding MKRDSVLAAVTRAPGQVVLQEFPRPELGPEDLLLRVELCGICGSDLHIFEGDRPRPYPMIQGHEFVGTVAAAGERARARNQVDVGDRVTVEVLVPCQSCPWCRAGTYNLCLANRTEGWMYGCNISCERPPHLWGAWAQYLYVPARALVHRLPDGIPWERAVLAEPLSVSVRAVHLSPVRVGEPAVVIGSGPIGLLTALVANLAGARPVILIGRREERLRLAQKLGATVVIHEQEEDPVGAVHRLTEGGAPVVFEAAGTTQSQQAAFACARPGGTVTLLGLTGAQPVSLALDRVIVTREVRVQGSAMGAQAYPATLEILAGTGFPLEALVTHRFPLSQVEQALHTVRGRGGGCVKAVIAPWDPA
- a CDS encoding formate--tetrahydrofolate ligase, coding for MAQPLPCTLQELSEELGILEEELLPYGRDKAKIRVEALERLRDRPEGSLVLVTGINPTPAGEGKTTTAIGLGDALRRLGIRSAVTLREPSLGPCFGVKGGAAGGGRAQLVPADDINLHFTGDFHAVAAAHNLIAAVVDNALYFQTIPGLAPHRVHWRRVVDMNDRALRQVVVGLGGGTHGVARETGFDITSASEIMAILCLAQSRADLRERVARVVVGEREDERVVTVGDLGVAGSVAALLKDAIHPNLVQTLEGTPTFVHGGPFANIAHGCNSILATRLALKCAEVVVTEAGFGSDLGAEKFVHIKCRTGNLRPAVGVLVASVRALRIHGGAGRNYEEPNPAAVERGLVNLDKHVENLRSFGIPPVVSLNVFASDTQEELALVVRRCQELQVPVAQFRGWDLGGEGGLELAEAVRGVLQHNAVPSAPRFLYELEWPFQRKLEAIARTVYGADGVECTARARNKMSRYEALGYGNLPVCVAKTQYSLSDDPEKVGRPTGFVITVRDVRLSAGAGFLVALAGDIMTMPGLPRRPTAERISLDDQGRVVGLT
- a CDS encoding elongation factor P; this encodes MVAASELRSGMVIRLEGELFKVITASYHAGGGQMGGVTHAKLRNTRTGAIREVRFRADELVEDVQTARRIMQVLYQDGEATHFMDTETFDQISIHNARLGPTAAYLREGMTVPVEFSEGEPVGVVFPDVVEVQVVETAPPSRAIGTENVWKEAKLDNGLVILVPPFIAPGEWIRVEVETASYVERAKRKTRGER
- a CDS encoding prepilin-type N-terminal cleavage/methylation domain-containing protein — encoded protein: MRVREAGLTLVELLVASALLGVVTVCCAGVLQALLRAWQAGTALAEEQQTARFALDWMARRLRMAEEFREAAQDAVSFQADLTSLPGSELHRFCLDRGGGILREQIGADVSSTCNRGGPLNAQEGTRGVRILGLAFVYFDAENRRLGPLPLGSPDLGRIVRIRVEVTLDRGRSGRPGPERSLVVQGEAAVRGGR
- a CDS encoding glycosyltransferase, whose product is MAEGSAGRIWVLLPAYNEAGNLPELLASLDAVARTLPLHVLLVDDGSEDGTGAVAASWRGPCAPLVVAHDANRGLGAALRTGLSVLLDRCGDEDLVVTMDADGSHRPHQIPQLVEALREGADVAIASRYCRGSRVLGVPLPRRLLSRAARLLLSLRFPMRGVRDYTCGYRSYRAALLRRAQERYGERWILSSGFVATAELLLKLRPFRPAVREIPIELRYDLKRGKSKLPPLRTIRQYLQILTRIRDP
- a CDS encoding protoglobin domain-containing protein; the encoded protein is MSIPGYTYGTAEVAQSPVSLEELRLLEGAVAWTEEDARYLRMAGDVLEDQVEEILDLWYGFVGSTPQLVHYFSDPQGQPISSYLAAVRKRFGQWILDTCRRPRDREWLNYQHEIALRHHRTKKNRTDGVVSPDHIPLRYVIALVAPIALTIKPFLGRKGHAPEEVERMHAAWVKAVVLQAALWSYPYAKEGDW
- a CDS encoding response regulator transcription factor translates to MPIRVLLADDQVLTRQGLRALLSREPDIEVVAEASSGQEAVQLALRHRPDVVLMDIVMEGEDGIEATRAIKQSCPHTQILILTVYADQELFRRAVRAGAVGYVLKDISPQNLVNAIRAVYSGKTMVNPGILRQLVEDLYRRAEEGPWSARRMHGLTDREVDVLLGVASGLSDKEIAARLFLAESTVKTHLRSIYQKLGVRNRAQAAAWAVERGLVQSGPPSEVRTGTEPGPARIRKAQ
- a CDS encoding histidine kinase — encoded protein: MTDQELLQYRLEVWRCLGALPDGFAVRQRIAGVLAEAVSADRVQVERRGHARSPVGSHRVRVNSAGGGRQDLWVERDRPLSQRERKRLRALWQEAEEVLEVSARSEEVAEGERHRQAVRLHQGPAQALVHALLALQLYRRETDRDPTAARKLLNEAVELVQLALDALREAIRALKCGEGAFCGMEQAIRDTWTRLRAFTGACLVLDLERPGDLPRQVEEGLAAVACEAIANAARHARASRIEVRMRQVRGTVTLEVLDDGKGMGIGAALRHTRRSFGLLLMEEQVARLRGRLRIRSGLWGTGIRVVVPLGERRRKPRGARNPEVMEMGRRHAHSSPAR
- a CDS encoding response regulator transcription factor; translated protein: MEKLRVLVVDDTTLVRQGLRSLLEQRERIDLVGEAASAQEAYELLEALRPDVVLLDQEMPGLDLAEAIRLFKSRLPEVEVIVLAEWADEERAFRALEAGATGYVLKDIHIENLVRAIEGVTSGRTLIHPRITRQLVERFRLLMRERQDQNGSTLGGLTSRELEILLHMVKGATDREIANRMYLSATTVKSHIRSIFRKIGARNRTQAVAYALRNGWHLRPEYGPGPSQGNGESHGG